A single Leguminivora glycinivorella isolate SPB_JAAS2020 chromosome 25, LegGlyc_1.1, whole genome shotgun sequence DNA region contains:
- the LOC125239315 gene encoding probable galactose-1-phosphate uridylyltransferase, translating to MHSLNHDYRLLSFNPHLFMTRLTVRSILSRSADAPRHRYNMEFDPTEHQHVRYNPLKDEWVLVSPHRCKRPWSGQTEEAPDDVPDPNNPLKAGAVRANGQKNPLYTSTYVFPNDFPALLERVPEPPPPEHPLFQAKQAKGTCRVMCFHPDSTTTIPLMSVEEIMAVIQEWKNQMTELGRKYTWVQIFENKGAIMGCSNPHPHCQIWASSFLPNEARVKDRCQKEYFTKSKRPLLVDYLEQEVQKQERIVLLNEEWVVLVPYWAAWPYETMVLPRRGRPQRLTDLDDAQVRSLAEIMKALNTKYDNLFQCSFPYSMGWHGAPTGPSKTPMDSPHWLLHALYLPPLLRSASIKKHMVGYELLAQVQRDLTPEQAAAKLRECDHEVHYKNKK from the exons ATGCATTCATTGAACCATGATTACCGGCTCTTATCATTCAATCCCCATTTATTTATGACCCGGTTGACAGTTCGCAGCATTCTCTCGCGGAGCGCGGACGCGCCACGTCACAGATACAATATGGAATTTGACCCGACAG AGCACCAACACGTCCGCTATAACCCGTTGAAGGACGAATGGGTGCTGGTGTCCCCTCACCGCTGCAAGCGGCCCTGGAGCGGCCAGACTGAGGAAGCCCCTGATGATGTACCGGACCCTAACAATCCTTTGAAAGCTGGTGCTGTGAGGGCCAATGGCCAG AAAAATCCGTTGTACACGTCCACCTACGTCTTTCCGAACGACTTCCCGGCGCTCCTGGAGCGGGTTCCGGAGCCCCCGCCACCGGAACACCCGCTCTTCCAGGCCAAGCAGGCCAAGGGGACCTGCAG AGTGATGTGCTTCCACCCGGACTCAACGACGACCATCCCGCTTATGAGCGTCGAAGAAATCATGGCCGTTATCCAAGA GTGGAAAAACCAGATGACAGAGCTCGGCCGCAAATACACCTGGGTGCAGATCTTCGAGAACAAGGGTGCTATAATGGGGTGCTCCAACCCCCACCCCCACTGCCAGATTTGGGCCTCCAGCTTCCTGCCGAACGAAGCCAGGGTCAAAGACAG GTGCCAAAAGGAATACTTCACGAAGTCCAAGAGGCCACTGCTAGTGGACTACTTGGAACAAGAAGTCCAGAAACAG GAACGTATAGTTCTCTTGAACGAAGAATGGGTGGTGTTGGTTCCATACTGGGCCGCGTGGCCTTATGAGACTATGGTGCTGCCGCGCCGCGGCCGCCCGCAAAGACTCACTGACCTTGATGATGCTCAG GTCCGGTCGCTCGCCGAAATCATGAAGGCGCTAAACACGAAGTATGACAACCTCTTCCAATGTAGCTTCCCCTACAGTATGGGCTGGCACG GCGCTCCAACTGGGCCATCAAAAACCCCAATGGACTCTCCCCATTGGCTGCTGCACGCCTTGTACCTGCCGCCATTGCTGCGTTCCGCAAGCATCAAGAAACACATGGTTGGATACGAGTTACTGGCCCAAGTGCAAAGGGATCTTACCCCCGAGCAAGCTGCCGCCAAGTTACGAGAGTGCGACCACGAAGTGCATTATAAGAATAAGAAATAA